A stretch of Arthrobacter sp. NEB 688 DNA encodes these proteins:
- a CDS encoding tetratricopeptide repeat protein has protein sequence MTTSETGMAERYQRARGLFEHGEFQAAAEELSQLVDTSAFEPPLHGTTELRLLLARSYFHSAQLRRAETVTRAILVDDPDEAYANLLLGRTLERQGRAAEAKPHLVMAELLGGYGDEGRLPPAVRDEGVGGVVDVEPPDGGGADGERPGDDEPHADRP, from the coding sequence ATGACCACCTCCGAGACCGGCATGGCCGAGCGCTACCAGAGGGCCCGGGGGCTCTTCGAGCACGGCGAGTTCCAGGCCGCCGCGGAGGAGCTCTCGCAGCTCGTCGACACCAGCGCCTTCGAGCCGCCGCTGCACGGCACGACCGAGCTGCGGCTGCTCCTCGCGCGCTCGTACTTCCACTCGGCGCAGCTGCGGCGCGCCGAGACCGTGACCCGCGCGATCCTCGTCGACGACCCCGACGAGGCCTACGCCAACCTGCTCCTCGGGCGCACCCTCGAGCGCCAGGGGCGCGCGGCCGAGGCGAAGCCGCACCTCGTGATGGCCGAGCTGCTCGGTGGCTACGGCGACGAGGGCCGGCTGCCCCCGGCCGTCCGGGACGAGGGCGTCGGCGGGGTCGTCGACGTCGAGCCGCCGGACGGTGGCGGCGCCGACGGCGAGCGACCCGGCGACGACGAGCCGCACGCGGACCGCCCGTGA